A window of Cohnella herbarum contains these coding sequences:
- a CDS encoding DNA internalization-related competence protein ComEC/Rec2 produces MNGRPLVAVCCCWIVGVSIESLVQGFSSIIVLVALILFLIGLAILGKLNPKLTFICGLALLLAYGERAWVENRNESDLAVSTDAVGAEAVLTGRSSSVIEVDGDVAMFKLKAESIKRSSAGNELKITDTVLIRIKLAKQEDQQIVSDWRRGDRIRIAGVLELPGEAGNFGAFDYRNYLSKQGIHWQLSAKGLNSVTFTGEPGSILNVPLRVLDDLRMGIGKIMDRMYPGGDSGYMKGLVVGIRSDLEPEQFDQFARLGLTHVLAISGLHVGVVVYLLLQIGAWMRLTRERTLDMTIAMMPLYMLITGASPSAVRACVMAMIALWLARKNALKDGLHLLMAAALLMLIWNPLLIENVSFQLSFIVTAGLILFVPTVTASLPIRWNWLKGAVAVTLTAQFVSFPVTVYYFNAVHLLSLPANFVLVPFISFIVMPLGMASIVLGGIWLPMGIIPAKLASMGNALTFGIVDWLDAFVGLRSVWPKPSLLWVASAYVLMGLAIAGLKQRLARKLEREWWKQQAVESEDSTAPLSAEYSGNVRNLRRTVLPYVAFAFLAVSWLLWGYRPAAFDRDASISFLNVGQGDSILIRTGKGKIIMIDAGGTVNFRKPGEEWKNRSDPYEVGRKLIVPLLLKRGFSDIDALVLTHFDADHIGGAEAVLNNIPVRSLLFNGTLKDSPSTLKLLRLTMDKNIPSYAVQATMEWEVDETTKLLALYPYVQQSDPENRVEVRNEQNDLSIVFILTVYGRNFLLPGDLEAGGERDIVEIESERDGNVIFRQIDVLKAGHHGSKTSTTEPWVDYWSPRETVISVGINNFYGHPNEGVLERLKDAGSLIWRTDLHGEVQYRIQPNGDMERRMMRDAE; encoded by the coding sequence ATGAACGGAAGACCGTTAGTCGCGGTATGTTGTTGCTGGATCGTCGGCGTTTCGATTGAATCGTTGGTTCAAGGGTTTAGCTCTATCATCGTTTTAGTAGCCTTAATATTATTTTTGATCGGATTGGCAATCTTGGGAAAGTTGAATCCGAAGCTAACGTTTATATGCGGGTTAGCATTACTGCTCGCTTATGGCGAAAGGGCGTGGGTAGAGAACCGGAACGAGTCGGATCTTGCGGTTTCGACGGACGCGGTAGGTGCGGAGGCCGTATTAACGGGTCGCTCCTCTTCGGTCATCGAAGTAGACGGGGACGTGGCGATGTTCAAGCTCAAAGCCGAATCCATAAAACGCTCTTCCGCCGGCAATGAACTTAAGATTACCGATACGGTGCTGATCAGAATTAAGCTGGCTAAGCAAGAGGATCAGCAGATCGTCTCCGATTGGCGCAGGGGCGATCGTATACGAATAGCGGGAGTTCTGGAATTGCCCGGCGAAGCGGGCAACTTCGGCGCGTTCGACTATCGTAACTATTTGAGCAAGCAAGGGATTCATTGGCAACTCTCCGCCAAAGGTTTGAATTCCGTCACGTTTACGGGAGAACCTGGATCAATCCTCAACGTGCCGCTTAGGGTTTTGGACGACTTGCGTATGGGGATCGGCAAAATCATGGATCGAATGTACCCGGGCGGCGACTCGGGATACATGAAAGGTTTGGTCGTCGGCATCCGTTCGGATTTGGAGCCCGAGCAGTTCGATCAATTTGCCCGCCTTGGCTTGACCCACGTGCTCGCGATCTCCGGATTGCATGTCGGAGTCGTCGTTTATTTACTGTTGCAAATCGGAGCATGGATGAGGCTAACCCGGGAACGCACGCTGGATATGACAATCGCGATGATGCCGCTATACATGCTGATAACCGGGGCTTCCCCATCGGCCGTACGCGCATGCGTGATGGCAATGATCGCATTGTGGTTAGCGCGTAAAAACGCGTTAAAGGACGGTCTCCATCTCTTGATGGCAGCGGCTTTGCTAATGCTCATATGGAATCCGTTGCTGATTGAGAACGTCAGTTTCCAACTATCTTTTATCGTCACGGCCGGATTGATACTATTCGTTCCAACGGTTACGGCGTCGCTCCCCATTCGCTGGAATTGGCTGAAGGGAGCGGTGGCCGTTACTTTAACCGCACAGTTCGTCTCTTTTCCGGTTACGGTTTATTATTTTAACGCCGTTCATTTGCTATCGCTGCCCGCTAATTTCGTGCTAGTGCCGTTTATCAGCTTTATTGTCATGCCGCTCGGTATGGCATCCATCGTATTGGGCGGGATATGGCTGCCTATGGGAATCATTCCGGCAAAGTTAGCCTCTATGGGAAATGCGTTGACCTTCGGCATCGTGGACTGGTTGGACGCATTCGTTGGACTTAGATCGGTATGGCCGAAGCCCTCTTTGCTGTGGGTAGCAAGCGCTTATGTTCTTATGGGGTTGGCTATTGCGGGGTTGAAGCAAAGATTAGCGCGCAAGCTGGAGCGAGAGTGGTGGAAACAACAAGCCGTTGAAAGCGAGGATTCCACGGCCCCGCTCTCCGCCGAGTATAGCGGTAACGTCAGGAACTTACGCAGGACTGTACTCCCCTATGTTGCGTTCGCGTTTCTCGCGGTAAGCTGGCTGTTATGGGGATATCGGCCGGCAGCGTTCGATCGCGATGCCTCAATTTCATTCCTTAATGTCGGGCAAGGCGACAGCATCTTGATTCGCACCGGTAAAGGCAAGATCATCATGATCGATGCCGGAGGAACGGTTAATTTCCGTAAACCGGGAGAGGAATGGAAAAATCGCAGCGATCCTTATGAAGTCGGGCGCAAGCTGATTGTGCCTTTATTGCTTAAACGGGGCTTTAGTGATATAGACGCGTTGGTGTTGACCCATTTCGATGCCGATCATATCGGCGGGGCGGAAGCCGTTCTGAACAATATTCCCGTACGTTCCCTGCTGTTCAACGGGACGTTGAAGGATTCTCCTAGCACCTTGAAGTTGCTTCGATTAACGATGGATAAAAATATTCCTTCCTATGCCGTTCAAGCAACGATGGAGTGGGAGGTGGATGAAACGACCAAATTACTAGCTCTGTATCCATACGTACAACAATCCGATCCCGAAAATAGGGTCGAGGTGCGGAACGAGCAAAACGACCTCAGCATCGTGTTCATTCTAACCGTATATGGTCGAAACTTCTTGCTTCCCGGAGATTTGGAAGCAGGCGGCGAGCGGGATATCGTCGAAATCGAATCCGAACGCGACGGGAATGTTATTTTCCGGCAGATAGACGTGCTTAAAGCGGGGCATCACGGCAGCAAAACTTCGACGACGGAACCATGGGTCGACTATTGGTCGCCTCGCGAAACGGTCATATCCGTCGGCATTAACAACTTCTATGGTCATCCTAACGAAGGCGTGCTCGAAAGGCTTAAAGATGCGGGCAGCCTTATTTGGCGGACGGATTTGCACGGTGAGGTACAATATCGAATTCAGCCAAACGGCGACATGGAACGAAGAATGATGCGGGATGCCGAATAG
- a CDS encoding deoxycytidylate deaminase — MTGLRKDWDTYFMDIAFMVSTRSRCPRRHVGTVLVQGKKLLGTAYNGAPMGVQDCSEAGCMIVEEFESAPEGAPSTEMIKKQRCIRTIHAEQNLLLFTDRVDREGSVVYVTDQPCWTCANMLANSGIAEIVYYRPYLKDHGKVAALMEQRGLLFRQIGSYVPPADTEVQDGS, encoded by the coding sequence ATGACAGGCCTACGTAAGGACTGGGACACGTATTTCATGGATATCGCTTTTATGGTTTCGACCCGGTCGCGCTGTCCAAGGCGTCACGTAGGTACGGTGCTCGTACAAGGGAAGAAGTTGTTAGGCACGGCTTACAACGGAGCTCCGATGGGCGTTCAAGATTGCTCCGAAGCAGGTTGTATGATCGTGGAGGAATTCGAATCCGCTCCCGAAGGCGCGCCATCGACTGAAATGATCAAGAAGCAGCGCTGCATCAGGACGATCCATGCGGAGCAGAATCTTCTGTTGTTCACGGATCGCGTGGACCGCGAAGGATCCGTCGTGTACGTAACGGACCAGCCTTGCTGGACTTGCGCGAATATGCTGGCGAACAGCGGCATCGCGGAGATCGTTTATTACCGGCCTTACCTGAAGGATCATGGAAAAGTAGCCGCGCTAATGGAACAACGAGGTTTGCTCTTCCGGCAAATCGGGAGTTACGTTCCTCCGGCGGATACGGAAGTACAAGACGGATCGTAG
- a CDS encoding homocysteine synthase, with product MSQESSYSLETLAVHGGQQIDPTTMSRAVPIYQTTSYGFRDTEHAANLFALKEFGNIYTRIMNPTSDVFEQRVAALEGGAAALAVASGQSAITYSILNIAGAGDEIVSAASLYGGTYNLFAITLPKLGITVKFVDPSNPENFRAAITPKTKAIFAETIGNPRGDILDISAVAAVAHDNGIPLIIDSTFATPFLCRPLEHGADIVLHSATKFIGGHGTSIGGIVVDGGKFDWKASGKFPGLTEPDPSYHGVVYADAVGPVAYIIKMRVQLLRDMGAALAPFNSFMFLQGLETLHLRMERHSSNTLAVAKFLESHPAVEWVNYAGLESHPSYELGQRYLPNGQGAIMTFGIKGGVEAGKKVINAVKLFSHLANVGDSKSLIIHPASTTHQQLTEEGQLAAGVQPGMIRLSVGTEGIKDIIHDLEQALAASQK from the coding sequence ATGAGCCAAGAATCATCCTATTCATTGGAAACACTCGCCGTACACGGCGGCCAACAGATCGATCCGACAACGATGTCCCGCGCGGTACCGATTTACCAGACGACATCCTACGGGTTTCGCGATACGGAACATGCGGCCAACCTGTTCGCCCTGAAGGAATTCGGAAATATTTATACCCGCATCATGAACCCTACTTCGGATGTTTTCGAACAACGCGTTGCTGCTCTGGAAGGCGGTGCCGCGGCATTGGCCGTTGCTTCCGGTCAATCGGCGATTACATACTCGATTCTAAACATCGCGGGCGCGGGAGACGAGATCGTCTCCGCTGCAAGTCTGTACGGCGGTACGTATAACTTGTTCGCGATTACGTTGCCTAAGCTAGGAATTACGGTTAAATTCGTGGATCCTTCCAATCCGGAAAACTTCCGCGCGGCTATTACGCCGAAGACGAAAGCCATTTTCGCGGAAACGATCGGTAATCCTAGAGGAGATATTCTGGACATCTCCGCCGTTGCGGCCGTCGCGCATGACAACGGCATTCCGCTGATCATCGACAGCACTTTCGCGACTCCGTTCCTTTGCCGTCCGTTAGAGCACGGCGCGGATATCGTGCTTCACTCCGCAACTAAGTTTATCGGCGGACACGGAACTTCCATCGGAGGAATCGTCGTAGACGGCGGCAAGTTCGATTGGAAAGCAAGCGGCAAATTCCCGGGCTTGACCGAACCGGATCCGAGCTATCACGGCGTCGTATACGCGGATGCGGTCGGACCGGTGGCGTATATCATTAAGATGCGCGTGCAACTGTTGCGCGACATGGGAGCGGCACTAGCTCCGTTTAACTCCTTCATGTTCCTACAGGGCCTTGAAACTCTACATCTTCGCATGGAGCGCCATAGCAGCAATACGTTGGCCGTCGCCAAATTCCTGGAGTCGCATCCTGCGGTAGAGTGGGTTAACTATGCAGGGTTGGAGAGCCATCCTTCTTACGAGTTAGGTCAACGTTATTTGCCTAACGGACAAGGAGCGATTATGACTTTCGGAATTAAGGGCGGAGTAGAGGCCGGCAAAAAGGTCATTAACGCGGTCAAGTTATTTTCCCATCTGGCAAACGTCGGAGATTCCAAGTCGCTTATCATCCATCCCGCGAGCACGACGCATCAGCAGCTTACGGAAGAGGGCCAGCTTGCGGCGGGCGTTCAGCCTGGAATGATTCGTCTCTCGGTCGGTACGGAAGGGATCAAAGATATTATTCACGATTTGGAGCAAGCTTTGGCGGCAAGCCAGAAGTAA
- a CDS encoding ComEA family DNA-binding protein: MKKVKEIGSIKITAISLLIMGGILLGYVFLQGSTSASIPGWSPVNEPLEDAIDDLTATRSSTTEPIAGSTNDSPSDTPLPSGRTESTADVSRETGVTPITTESPASSADLSPPPPHSVAAQPEIPSSGLIDLNQAIQSQLETLPGIGPSKAKAIITYREQHGGFQNIDQLLEVKGIGPKVYEKISDLVDVSTRK; this comes from the coding sequence ATGAAAAAAGTTAAGGAAATAGGTTCGATAAAAATAACCGCAATAAGCCTGCTCATCATGGGCGGGATTCTGCTCGGGTATGTTTTCTTGCAAGGATCGACGTCCGCATCCATACCTGGTTGGTCACCTGTCAATGAACCGTTGGAAGACGCAATCGACGACTTAACCGCAACCCGATCCAGCACGACTGAACCTATTGCCGGGTCGACAAACGATTCCCCGTCCGATACTCCGCTTCCGTCTGGCCGCACGGAAAGTACGGCCGATGTATCCCGTGAAACCGGCGTAACCCCGATAACCACCGAGTCGCCTGCATCGTCCGCAGATTTAAGCCCTCCGCCGCCTCACTCGGTAGCCGCTCAACCGGAGATTCCTTCTTCCGGTCTTATTGATCTCAACCAAGCAATCCAATCCCAGTTGGAAACGTTGCCCGGCATCGGACCATCTAAAGCAAAAGCGATCATAACCTATCGTGAACAGCATGGCGGCTTTCAAAATATCGATCAACTTCTTGAGGTGAAGGGAATCGGACCAAAGGTATACGAGAAGATTTCCGACTTAGTCGATGTATCAACCCGGAAATAA
- the comER gene encoding late competence protein ComER translates to MKIGFIGAGSMGSLLIGAFVRAGAMRPGDIVVSSRTYSKLSTLADQHPGLQPVSTNMEAASGADYLFLCVKPMDFRKVIDEISSVLTKDQIVISITSPVKISSLEELLPCKVAKIIPSVVNAVGSGASLFMWGNRLSDEDQTALWKMFSSISRPIVIIEDEVRVASDISSCGPAFLACLLEQFIDAAVMSTGMERETATELACEMMLGTARLMLEQSCSPSELQAKVSVPGGITAAALEVLRKSTRGAFLQVLYTTHEKFAEDLDRVDSSLFSSERT, encoded by the coding sequence ATGAAAATCGGCTTCATCGGTGCGGGAAGCATGGGAAGCTTGCTTATTGGAGCATTCGTTCGCGCCGGTGCCATGCGGCCGGGCGACATCGTCGTCAGTTCACGAACGTATTCCAAGCTGTCAACGCTGGCAGATCAACATCCGGGATTACAACCTGTCTCTACTAATATGGAGGCGGCGAGCGGAGCCGATTATTTGTTCTTGTGCGTCAAACCGATGGATTTCCGTAAAGTCATCGATGAAATCTCGTCCGTGCTCACGAAAGATCAGATCGTCATCTCCATTACGAGCCCCGTAAAAATTTCATCGCTGGAAGAGCTGCTTCCGTGCAAAGTTGCCAAAATCATTCCAAGCGTCGTCAATGCCGTCGGCAGCGGAGCGTCTTTGTTCATGTGGGGCAATCGTTTGTCGGACGAGGATCAAACCGCATTATGGAAAATGTTCTCCTCCATCAGCCGACCCATCGTCATCATAGAAGATGAGGTCCGCGTTGCATCCGATATATCCAGTTGCGGGCCGGCGTTCCTTGCTTGCTTGTTAGAGCAATTTATCGACGCGGCGGTCATGTCTACCGGCATGGAACGGGAAACGGCTACCGAACTCGCCTGCGAAATGATGCTCGGAACCGCGCGGCTGATGCTGGAGCAGTCTTGCTCGCCGAGCGAGCTCCAAGCCAAAGTTTCCGTACCCGGGGGCATCACTGCGGCTGCATTGGAGGTGCTGCGCAAGTCTACCCGCGGCGCATTCCTGCAAGTGCTGTATACGACGCACGAGAAATTCGCCGAGGATCTGGATCGGGTCGATTCTTCTTTATTTTCCAGCGAACGTACGTGA
- the leuS gene encoding leucine--tRNA ligase: MSHENGQGYQPLKIEPKWQSYWDKNKTFRTTEEAGKPKFYALDMFPYPSGAGLHVGHPEGYTATDIVSRFKRMKGFNVLHPMGWDAFGLPAEQYALQTGRHPREITVENIDNFRRQIKSLGFSYDWDREFSTTDPDYYKWTQWIFIQLYKKGLAYVAEVPVNWCPALGTVLANEEVIDGLSERGGHPVVRKPMRQWMLKITEYAERLLEDLEELDWSESIKDMQRNWIGKSTGAEVTFAIDGHDSALTVFTTRPDTLFGATYCVLAPEHELVGAIASSEQKAAVEAYVEQAARKSDLERTDLAKDKSGVFTGAYAINPVNGGKVPIWIADYVLGGYGTGAIMAVPGHDERDWEFAKKFGLPIVEVVAGGNVAEAAYTGDGKLVNSDFLNGLSTAEAIAAMIARLEKDGNGKGKVTYRLRDWLFSRQRYWGEPIPVLHYEDGTMDTIPEEDLPLLLPDVEAIQPSGTGESPLANVTEWVNVIDPRNGRKARRETNTMPQWAGSCWYYLRFIDPKNEKEICSTEKQAEWLPVDLYIGGAEHAVLHLLYARFWHKVLYDIGVVKTKEPFHKLVNQGMILGMNNEKMSKSRGNVINPDDIVGEFGADTLRMYEMFMGPLEATKPWNTNGVEGVYRFLARVWRLFVDDNGNLNGKIQDVAGDDSFRKVWHKSLKKVGEDYEALRFNTAISQMMIFVNEAYKTEKLPKEALAHFVQMLSPIAPHISEELWEKLGYTGSVSYVAWPQYDVSLTVDAEVEIVVQVSGKIADRLNIPADLDEAGMQALALESEKVKELIAGKTIRKVIAVKGKLVNIVAN, translated from the coding sequence ATGTCGCATGAGAACGGGCAAGGCTATCAACCGCTGAAGATCGAGCCGAAATGGCAGAGCTATTGGGATAAGAACAAAACGTTCCGCACAACGGAAGAAGCGGGAAAACCTAAGTTTTACGCATTGGATATGTTCCCGTATCCATCCGGGGCCGGACTTCACGTCGGTCATCCGGAAGGTTATACGGCAACCGATATCGTCAGTCGCTTCAAACGGATGAAAGGCTTTAACGTGCTTCATCCGATGGGATGGGATGCCTTCGGCTTGCCGGCGGAGCAGTATGCGCTGCAGACGGGTCGCCATCCGCGCGAGATCACGGTGGAAAACATCGATAATTTCCGCCGTCAGATTAAGTCGCTAGGGTTTTCCTATGATTGGGATCGCGAATTCAGCACGACGGATCCGGATTATTACAAGTGGACGCAATGGATCTTCATTCAACTATATAAAAAAGGATTAGCATACGTCGCGGAAGTTCCGGTGAACTGGTGTCCGGCTCTCGGCACTGTGCTGGCGAACGAGGAAGTCATCGACGGACTAAGCGAGCGCGGAGGACATCCGGTCGTTCGCAAGCCGATGCGCCAATGGATGTTGAAAATTACCGAGTACGCGGAGAGATTGCTCGAAGACCTGGAAGAATTGGACTGGTCGGAAAGCATCAAGGACATGCAACGCAATTGGATCGGCAAATCGACTGGCGCCGAAGTGACGTTCGCCATCGATGGACACGACTCCGCGTTGACGGTGTTTACGACTCGACCGGATACGTTGTTCGGAGCGACCTATTGCGTACTCGCTCCCGAGCACGAGCTGGTAGGCGCGATCGCGTCTTCCGAGCAGAAAGCTGCGGTCGAAGCTTACGTTGAACAGGCTGCGCGGAAAAGCGATCTAGAACGTACGGACTTGGCTAAGGATAAGAGCGGAGTGTTCACGGGTGCTTATGCGATTAATCCGGTCAACGGCGGCAAAGTGCCGATCTGGATCGCGGATTACGTGCTTGGCGGATACGGTACGGGAGCGATCATGGCCGTTCCGGGACACGACGAGCGCGACTGGGAATTCGCGAAGAAATTCGGGTTGCCGATCGTTGAGGTCGTTGCGGGCGGAAACGTAGCCGAAGCGGCTTATACGGGAGACGGCAAACTGGTCAATTCCGATTTCTTGAACGGGTTGTCCACGGCGGAAGCGATCGCCGCGATGATTGCTCGTCTGGAGAAGGACGGCAATGGTAAGGGCAAAGTAACGTACCGTTTGCGCGATTGGCTGTTCAGCCGCCAACGCTACTGGGGCGAGCCGATTCCCGTCTTGCATTACGAAGACGGAACGATGGATACGATTCCGGAAGAAGATCTTCCGTTGCTATTGCCCGACGTAGAAGCGATTCAGCCATCGGGCACGGGCGAATCACCGCTAGCCAACGTTACGGAATGGGTGAACGTTATCGATCCGCGCAACGGACGCAAGGCGCGCCGCGAGACGAACACGATGCCGCAATGGGCGGGCAGCTGCTGGTATTACTTGCGCTTCATCGATCCGAAGAACGAGAAAGAAATTTGTTCGACGGAAAAACAAGCCGAGTGGCTGCCGGTAGATCTGTACATCGGCGGCGCGGAGCATGCGGTTCTGCACTTGCTGTACGCGCGCTTCTGGCACAAGGTACTGTACGACATCGGCGTCGTGAAGACGAAAGAGCCGTTCCATAAACTCGTCAACCAAGGCATGATTCTCGGCATGAACAACGAGAAGATGTCCAAATCCCGCGGCAACGTCATTAATCCGGACGATATCGTCGGAGAGTTCGGAGCCGATACGCTGCGGATGTACGAGATGTTCATGGGGCCTCTCGAAGCGACGAAGCCGTGGAACACGAACGGGGTGGAAGGCGTCTATCGTTTCTTGGCTCGCGTATGGAGACTGTTCGTAGACGATAACGGCAATTTGAACGGTAAAATCCAAGACGTTGCAGGAGACGATAGTTTCCGTAAAGTTTGGCATAAGAGCTTGAAGAAGGTCGGCGAGGATTACGAGGCATTGCGCTTTAACACGGCGATTAGCCAGATGATGATCTTCGTGAACGAGGCATACAAAACGGAAAAGTTGCCTAAGGAAGCGTTGGCTCATTTCGTTCAGATGTTGTCCCCGATCGCTCCGCATATCTCGGAAGAGCTGTGGGAGAAGCTGGGATACACGGGCTCTGTCTCCTACGTCGCGTGGCCGCAATACGATGTCTCGCTCACGGTGGATGCCGAAGTCGAGATCGTCGTGCAAGTAAGCGGCAAAATCGCCGATCGCCTGAACATTCCGGCCGATCTCGACGAGGCGGGCATGCAGGCGCTGGCGCTTGAGTCCGAGAAAGTGAAGGAGCTTATCGCCGGCAAGACGATTCGCAAGGTTATCGCGGTTAAAGGAAAACTCGTCAACATCGTCGCCAACTAA
- a CDS encoding TetR/AcrR family transcriptional regulator, translating into MTTPRSKRSPGRPKGNVDQPSMRDKVLNTASVLFMELGYEPVSINMIAERAGVTKASVYYYFTNKAVLFTTSVTEMMARICFFTQRIIDAHPDIRTRLEQIAFTKMSKSHVEFESLMREAIPFLTVEQRDDIRLAEHKIHEVMAATFRQAMEAGDIAEGNPMLLAHAFAALLMIGNREIVGDAEYSPQELSSAIVGVFWNGISNR; encoded by the coding sequence ATGACGACCCCCCGATCCAAGCGTTCTCCCGGCAGGCCGAAAGGAAACGTCGACCAACCCTCGATGCGCGATAAAGTATTGAACACGGCATCCGTTCTTTTCATGGAATTAGGCTATGAGCCGGTATCGATCAATATGATCGCGGAACGAGCCGGAGTGACCAAGGCGTCGGTCTATTACTATTTTACGAATAAAGCGGTGCTCTTCACGACTTCCGTTACGGAAATGATGGCGAGGATTTGCTTCTTTACGCAACGGATCATCGATGCTCACCCGGATATAAGGACGAGACTCGAACAGATCGCGTTTACGAAAATGTCCAAATCGCATGTGGAATTCGAGAGTCTGATGAGGGAAGCCATTCCTTTCTTGACCGTGGAGCAGCGGGACGATATCCGCTTGGCGGAGCATAAGATCCATGAGGTTATGGCGGCTACTTTCCGCCAAGCGATGGAGGCAGGGGATATCGCGGAGGGCAATCCGATGCTGCTTGCCCATGCTTTCGCCGCGTTGTTGATGATCGGGAACCGGGAGATTGTCGGCGATGCTGAATATTCCCCGCAAGAGTTGTCGTCGGCGATCGTCGGGGTGTTCTGGAACGGAATTTCGAACCGATGA